One genomic window of Bartonella sp. JB63 includes the following:
- the rplQ gene encoding 50S ribosomal protein L17 has protein sequence MRHSKSGRRLNRTASHRKAMFANMAASLIEHEQIMTTLPKAKEIRPIVEKLVTLGKRGDLHARRQAISALRNAKHVAKLFDTLAVRYISRKGGYLRIMKAGFRTGDNAPMAVIEFVDRDIEAKGAADHARMEATVSKGESAS, from the coding sequence ATGCGCCACAGTAAATCAGGTCGCAGGCTGAACCGGACTGCTAGTCATCGTAAAGCAATGTTTGCAAATATGGCGGCTTCGCTCATTGAGCACGAGCAGATTATGACGACGCTTCCAAAGGCTAAAGAAATTCGTCCTATTGTTGAAAAGTTAGTTACTCTTGGTAAGCGTGGAGATTTGCATGCACGTCGGCAAGCGATTTCAGCTCTTCGTAATGCGAAGCATGTTGCAAAATTGTTTGATACGCTAGCGGTACGTTATATATCACGTAAAGGTGGTTATTTGCGTATTATGAAAGCAGGTTTTCGTACTGGTGATAATGCTCCTATGGCTGTTATAGAGTTTGTTGATCGCGATATTGAAGCAAAAGGTGCTGCAGATCATGCGCGTATGGAAGCAACAGTTAGTAAAGGAGAGTCTGCTTCATAA
- a CDS encoding DNA-directed RNA polymerase subunit alpha — MIQKNWQELIKPSKVEFHTHNDSNIISVVAEPLERGFGLTLGNALRRVLLSSLRGAAVTAVQIDGILHEFSSIPGVREDVTDIILNVKEIAIRMEEEGPKRIVLCKEGPGVVKAGDIQTVGDMAILNPEHVICTLDEDAEVRMELIVNTGKGYVPSERNCVDDAPIGFIPVDSLYSPVRKVSYKVENTREGQILDYDKLTLTIETNGAVNGEDAIAFAARILQDQLLVFVNFEEPQKELVEEPASELSFNPALLKKVDELELSVRSANCLKNDNIVYIGDLIQKTEAEMLRTPNFGRKSLNEIKEVLACMGLHLGMEISAWPPENIDDLAKRYEDQY; from the coding sequence ATGATCCAGAAAAACTGGCAGGAATTAATTAAACCCAGTAAAGTTGAATTTCATACGCATAATGATTCGAACATTATAAGTGTTGTTGCAGAACCTCTTGAGCGGGGTTTTGGTTTGACATTAGGAAACGCATTGCGCCGTGTATTATTATCATCACTCCGTGGTGCTGCAGTTACTGCTGTACAAATTGATGGTATTTTACATGAATTCTCATCAATTCCAGGTGTTCGTGAAGATGTTACAGATATTATTTTGAATGTCAAAGAGATTGCTATACGCATGGAAGAAGAGGGACCTAAGCGAATTGTTCTCTGTAAAGAAGGACCTGGTGTGGTTAAAGCTGGGGATATACAGACGGTTGGGGATATGGCAATCCTTAATCCAGAGCATGTTATTTGCACGTTGGATGAAGATGCGGAAGTTCGCATGGAACTTATCGTCAATACAGGAAAGGGTTATGTTCCATCTGAACGAAATTGTGTTGATGATGCACCAATAGGGTTTATCCCTGTTGATAGCCTTTATTCGCCAGTTCGCAAAGTATCTTATAAAGTAGAAAATACCCGTGAAGGACAGATTCTGGATTATGATAAATTAACGTTAACAATTGAAACCAACGGTGCTGTTAACGGTGAGGATGCGATTGCTTTTGCAGCACGTATTCTTCAGGATCAGTTATTGGTATTTGTCAACTTTGAAGAGCCACAAAAAGAATTGGTTGAAGAGCCAGCTTCTGAGCTTTCTTTTAATCCAGCTCTGCTCAAAAAGGTAGATGAATTAGAACTTTCAGTGCGTTCGGCGAATTGTCTTAAAAATGATAATATTGTTTATATTGGTGATCTTATCCAAAAAACGGAAGCTGAAATGCTTCGGACACCAAATTTTGGGCGAAAATCATTAAATGAAATTAAGGAAGTTCTTGCGTGTATGGGACTCCATCTTGGGATGGAAATTTCTGCATGGCCTCCTGAAAACATTGATGATCTTGCTAAACGTTATGAAGATCAGTATTAA
- the rpsK gene encoding 30S ribosomal protein S11 encodes MAKEATRVRRRERKNISSGVVHINSTFNNTMITITDTQGNTIAWSSAGAQGFKGSRKSTPFAAQVAAEDCAKKAQEHGMRSLEVEVCGPGAGRESALRALQSVGFLITSIRDVTPIPHNGCRPRKRRRI; translated from the coding sequence ATGGCCAAGGAAGCCACACGTGTTCGTCGTCGCGAGCGTAAGAATATTTCATCAGGTGTTGTGCATATCAATTCAACATTTAATAATACGATGATTACTATTACTGATACTCAGGGAAATACGATTGCATGGTCATCTGCTGGAGCTCAAGGATTTAAGGGATCACGTAAGTCTACTCCTTTTGCTGCACAGGTTGCTGCAGAAGATTGTGCTAAGAAAGCACAAGAGCATGGTATGCGTTCATTGGAAGTTGAAGTTTGTGGTCCTGGAGCAGGTCGTGAGTCTGCTTTACGTGCATTGCAATCTGTTGGTTTTTTGATTACTTCCATTCGCGATGTGACGCCAATCCCTCATAATGGATGTCGTCCACGAAAAAGGCGACGTATTTAA
- the rpsM gene encoding 30S ribosomal protein S13 has translation MARIAGVNIPTSKRVIIALQYIHGIGQKFAQEIVEKVGVPPERRVHELSDAEVLQIRETIDQGYQVEGDLRREVAMSVKRLMDLGCYRGLRHRRSLPVRGQRTHTNARTRKGPAKAIAGKKK, from the coding sequence GTGGCCCGTATTGCTGGCGTCAATATCCCAACAAGTAAGCGTGTAATTATTGCGCTTCAATATATCCACGGGATTGGACAAAAATTTGCTCAGGAAATTGTCGAGAAAGTTGGCGTTCCTCCAGAACGTCGTGTGCATGAGCTTTCAGACGCGGAAGTTTTACAGATTCGTGAGACAATAGATCAAGGTTATCAAGTTGAAGGGGATCTTCGTCGGGAAGTTGCAATGAGCGTGAAGCGTTTGATGGACCTTGGTTGTTATCGTGGTTTGCGTCATCGCCGTTCTTTACCTGTTCGTGGGCAGCGTACGCATACAAATGCACGTACACGTAAAGGTCCTGCTAAAGCAATTGCTGGTAAGAAGAAGTAA
- a CDS encoding adenylate kinase, whose protein sequence is MRLILLGPPGAGKGTQAKILTEEYNIPQLSTGDMLRAVIMKETEVGKIAKAVMESGSLVSDDIVNQIVSDRISESDCTKGFILDGYPRTLVQAEALQKILKSKNGQLDAVIKLVVDEDALIERMKKRVQDTIFSGGQVRSDDNPDAFAKRLVEYREKTAPVSEFYSAIGLLRTVDGMANVSDVSRAIKKLFT, encoded by the coding sequence ATGAGACTGATTCTTTTAGGTCCTCCTGGGGCGGGTAAAGGTACGCAGGCTAAAATCCTCACTGAGGAATACAATATTCCTCAATTATCGACAGGTGATATGTTGCGTGCAGTTATTATGAAGGAGACAGAAGTTGGTAAAATAGCTAAAGCGGTTATGGAATCAGGTTCTTTGGTTTCTGATGATATTGTTAATCAAATTGTATCAGATCGCATTAGTGAAAGTGATTGCACAAAGGGTTTTATATTGGATGGATATCCGAGGACCCTGGTACAAGCGGAAGCACTGCAAAAAATTTTAAAATCAAAAAATGGGCAACTTGATGCGGTTATTAAACTTGTTGTTGATGAAGATGCATTGATTGAGCGTATGAAAAAACGCGTACAGGATACAATTTTTTCTGGTGGACAGGTTCGTTCTGATGATAATCCTGATGCTTTTGCAAAACGATTAGTTGAATATCGAGAAAAAACAGCTCCTGTATCAGAGTTTTATTCAGCTATTGGATTACTAAGAACAGTTGACGGAATGGCTAATGTTTCTGATGTATCGCGTGCAATTAAAAAACTCTTTACATGA
- the secY gene encoding preprotein translocase subunit SecY, whose translation MASAAEQFVSNMNFSAFSRATELKKRIWFTLAALLVYRFGTYISLPGINIDVLRQTFEHHSSGVLGLFNMFAGGAVGRMAIFALGIMPYISASIIVQLLISIVPSLEALKKEGELGRKIINQYTRYMTVILAILQAFGIAVALETGIGTGLQIVIEPGIMFRISAVISLVGGTIFLMWLGEQITSRGVGNGVSLIIFAGIVANFPSTFAQLLTAHSQADLSTFLLIGIVVIAVFVIGVIVFVERAQRRIIIQYPKRQVGNQMFQGDMSHFPLKLNTAGVIPPIFASSLLLLPATINNFSDKMPQWIQAISFFLGHGQPLYMIVYAALMAFFCFFYTAIVFNPSDTAEQLKRHSGFIPGIRPGERTAEYIDYVLTRITVIGAIYIILICLLPEFMISTLHVPFYLGGTSLLIVVTVTLDTIAQIQGNLVAHQYKGLIEKSKLRGGRRKR comes from the coding sequence ATGGCATCGGCTGCAGAACAATTTGTTTCTAATATGAATTTTAGCGCTTTTTCGCGTGCAACTGAATTAAAAAAGCGCATTTGGTTTACTCTGGCTGCGCTTCTTGTATATCGTTTTGGTACTTATATTTCTTTGCCTGGCATTAATATTGATGTTTTACGACAAACATTTGAGCATCATTCATCCGGTGTGTTAGGGCTGTTTAATATGTTTGCTGGGGGTGCTGTTGGGCGTATGGCAATTTTTGCATTAGGTATAATGCCTTATATATCAGCATCAATTATTGTACAACTACTAATATCGATTGTTCCTTCATTAGAAGCTCTTAAAAAAGAGGGTGAATTAGGTCGTAAAATCATCAATCAATATACTCGTTACATGACAGTCATATTGGCAATTTTACAGGCTTTTGGTATTGCAGTTGCCCTTGAAACTGGTATAGGAACAGGCCTTCAAATTGTTATAGAACCAGGTATAATGTTTCGTATTTCGGCAGTTATTTCATTAGTTGGGGGGACAATATTTTTAATGTGGCTTGGTGAACAGATTACATCACGTGGTGTTGGTAATGGAGTTTCTCTCATTATTTTTGCGGGTATTGTGGCAAATTTTCCTTCTACTTTTGCCCAACTTTTAACTGCTCATAGTCAGGCTGATTTATCAACTTTTTTATTAATAGGAATTGTTGTTATTGCTGTTTTTGTTATTGGAGTTATTGTTTTTGTAGAGCGTGCACAACGAAGAATTATTATTCAGTATCCAAAACGTCAAGTTGGAAACCAGATGTTTCAAGGTGATATGTCTCATTTTCCTTTGAAGTTAAATACCGCTGGTGTTATTCCACCAATTTTTGCTTCATCTTTATTGTTATTACCTGCAACCATTAATAATTTTTCTGACAAAATGCCACAATGGATTCAAGCTATTTCTTTTTTTCTTGGTCATGGACAGCCACTTTATATGATTGTTTATGCTGCTTTGATGGCATTTTTTTGCTTTTTCTATACAGCTATTGTGTTCAATCCGAGTGATACAGCAGAACAATTAAAAAGGCATTCTGGTTTTATTCCAGGGATTCGTCCTGGTGAGCGCACAGCTGAATATATTGATTACGTTTTAACACGTATTACTGTTATCGGAGCTATTTATATTATTCTGATTTGTTTACTTCCTGAATTTATGATATCGACTTTGCATGTTCCTTTTTATCTTGGTGGTACATCTTTACTCATTGTTGTCACTGTTACGCTTGATACAATTGCCCAAATCCAGGGGAATCTTGTTGCACATCAATATAAGGGATTAATTGAAAAATCAAAACTCCGTGGGGGCAGAAGAAAACGATGA
- the rplO gene encoding 50S ribosomal protein L15 produces MKLNQLRDHEGATKSRKRIGRGIGSGTGKTGGCGVKGQKSRSGVSLNGFEGGQMPIYRRLPKRGFKNLFSKVYNEVSLGRIQLAVDAGKLDIEKSVDIVALKEAGVIRRVKSGVRLLSDGELKAKIIFNVSGASEMARKKIEKVGGQVNLGEVIQ; encoded by the coding sequence ATGAAGCTCAATCAATTACGTGATCATGAAGGCGCAACAAAGAGCCGTAAGCGTATTGGGCGTGGTATTGGTTCTGGAACTGGTAAAACTGGTGGTTGCGGTGTTAAAGGACAGAAGTCGCGCTCTGGTGTTTCACTTAATGGTTTCGAAGGGGGACAGATGCCTATCTATCGCCGTCTACCAAAGCGCGGATTTAAGAATTTGTTTTCTAAGGTTTACAATGAGGTTTCATTAGGTCGTATTCAGTTAGCAGTTGATGCAGGTAAATTGGATATTGAGAAATCAGTTGATATTGTTGCATTAAAAGAAGCTGGTGTTATTCGTCGTGTAAAAAGTGGTGTTCGTCTTCTTTCCGATGGAGAATTAAAGGCTAAGATTATATTTAATGTTTCTGGTGCTTCTGAAATGGCTCGTAAAAAGATTGAAAAAGTTGGTGGTCAGGTTAATCTTGGCGAAGTTATCCAGTAA
- the rpmD gene encoding 50S ribosomal protein L30, translating into MVQKKSQISRTITIEQIRSPIRKPQIQRATLKGLGLNKMHRRRTLEDTPCVRGMIAKIQYLVRVISEN; encoded by the coding sequence ATGGTTCAAAAGAAATCTCAGATTAGCAGAACTATAACAATAGAGCAGATTAGAAGCCCAATTCGGAAGCCGCAGATTCAGCGTGCAACGTTAAAGGGGCTTGGATTAAATAAAATGCATCGCCGTCGTACTTTAGAAGATACACCTTGTGTGCGGGGTATGATTGCTAAGATTCAATATCTTGTTCGGGTTATAAGTGAAAATTGA
- the rpsE gene encoding 30S ribosomal protein S5 has translation MAQKERSDRDERDNEFVDRLVHINRVSKVVKGGRRFGFAALVVVGDQKGRVGFGHGKAREVPEAIRKATESAKREMIYVPLRSGRTLHHDVEGRHGAGYVLMRAASAGTGIIAGGPMRAIFETLGMQDIVAKSLGSSNPYNMVRATFDALKRQMHPKDIAAQRGIKYSVLQARRKNLIDSEE, from the coding sequence ATGGCACAAAAAGAACGTAGTGATCGGGATGAACGTGATAATGAATTTGTTGATAGACTTGTTCATATTAATCGTGTTTCTAAAGTTGTGAAGGGTGGTCGGCGTTTTGGTTTTGCTGCGCTTGTTGTTGTTGGAGATCAAAAAGGGCGTGTTGGTTTTGGTCATGGTAAAGCACGTGAAGTGCCTGAGGCAATTCGTAAGGCTACAGAATCTGCAAAACGTGAAATGATTTATGTACCACTTCGGTCTGGGCGTACATTGCATCATGATGTTGAAGGTCGTCATGGAGCCGGTTATGTTTTGATGCGTGCGGCCTCTGCTGGTACTGGTATTATTGCTGGTGGGCCAATGCGTGCTATTTTTGAGACACTTGGTATGCAAGATATTGTTGCAAAATCATTAGGTTCTTCAAATCCCTATAATATGGTTCGTGCGACTTTTGATGCATTAAAGCGCCAGATGCATCCTAAGGATATTGCGGCACAGCGAGGCATTAAATATTCGGTGTTGCAGGCGCGTCGTAAAAATTTGATTGATTCGGAAGAATAG
- the rplR gene encoding 50S ribosomal protein L18, whose amino-acid sequence MVSPKGIVQHRAQRVRRQIKAVANGRPRLSVYRSNQNIYAQIIDDARGHTLVSACTLEKDLKNSLKSGSDKEAAFVVGKLIAERAKKIGINKVVFDRGPYVYHGRIKALAEAAREGGLNF is encoded by the coding sequence ATGGTTTCTCCTAAGGGAATTGTCCAACATAGAGCCCAACGTGTTCGTCGTCAAATTAAAGCAGTTGCTAATGGTCGTCCGCGGCTTAGTGTTTATCGTTCAAATCAAAATATTTATGCTCAGATTATTGATGATGCGCGTGGACATACTCTTGTTTCTGCATGTACTCTTGAAAAGGATTTGAAAAACTCTTTAAAAAGTGGTTCTGATAAAGAAGCTGCTTTTGTTGTTGGTAAGTTAATTGCTGAGCGTGCGAAAAAAATTGGTATTAATAAAGTTGTTTTTGATCGTGGACCATATGTTTATCATGGGAGAATAAAGGCTTTAGCCGAAGCTGCTCGTGAGGGTGGTTTAAACTTTTAA
- the rplF gene encoding 50S ribosomal protein L6: protein MSRIGKKPIPVPSGITATVDGQLVKAKGPKGELSYVVNDEVLVKLDGNIVSVEPRDQSKNARSKWGMSRSMIENIFCGVKDGFEKRLEINGVGYRAALQGKDIQLSLGFSHDVIYKVPFDVTVTVPKPTEIVVSGIDKQKVGQVAAEIREYRAPEPYKGKGVKYADEHIVRKEGKKK, encoded by the coding sequence ATGTCTCGTATTGGAAAAAAACCCATTCCGGTTCCTTCTGGGATTACCGCTACTGTTGATGGTCAGTTAGTTAAAGCAAAAGGCCCGAAAGGTGAACTGAGCTATGTGGTTAATGATGAAGTTTTGGTTAAGCTTGATGGAAATATTGTATCAGTAGAGCCGCGTGATCAATCAAAGAATGCTCGCTCTAAATGGGGCATGTCTCGCTCGATGATTGAAAATATTTTTTGTGGTGTAAAAGATGGTTTTGAAAAGAGGCTTGAAATTAATGGTGTTGGTTATCGTGCTGCTTTGCAGGGTAAGGATATTCAGTTATCATTAGGTTTTTCTCATGATGTTATTTATAAAGTGCCGTTTGATGTTACTGTAACAGTTCCTAAGCCAACGGAAATTGTTGTCTCCGGAATTGATAAACAAAAAGTTGGACAAGTAGCGGCAGAGATTCGCGAATATCGGGCACCTGAGCCTTATAAGGGTAAGGGTGTAAAGTATGCAGATGAGCATATTGTCCGTAAAGAAGGTAAAAAGAAATAA
- the rpsH gene encoding 30S ribosomal protein S8, which produces MSMSDPLGDMLTRVRNALARKKGKVVTPASKLRARVLDVLQSEGYIRGYNQIDSGNGKSSIEIELKYFEGSAVIREISRVSKPGRRVYVSAKAIPPVANGLGISILSTPNGVMADHEARKQNVGGELLCRIF; this is translated from the coding sequence ATGTCTATGTCAGATCCTCTTGGTGATATGTTGACCCGTGTTCGTAATGCACTTGCTCGTAAAAAGGGAAAGGTAGTCACTCCTGCATCTAAGCTTCGTGCACGGGTTCTTGATGTCCTTCAATCAGAAGGTTATATTCGTGGATATAATCAGATTGATTCTGGTAATGGGAAATCTTCGATTGAAATTGAGCTAAAATATTTTGAAGGTTCAGCTGTTATTCGCGAAATTTCGCGTGTTTCAAAACCGGGTCGTCGTGTGTATGTTTCTGCTAAAGCTATTCCTCCGGTAGCGAATGGTCTTGGTATTTCAATTTTGTCAACTCCCAATGGAGTGATGGCGGATCATGAAGCGCGTAAACAAAATGTTGGTGGAGAACTTCTCTGTCGTATTTTCTGA
- the rpsN gene encoding 30S ribosomal protein S14 → MAKVSAVEKNKRRERMVKRYAARRARLKAIVMNQEILIEERFKASIQLAGLPRNSAKVRVRNRCEVSGRPRAYYRKLKMSRIALRDLGSLGYIPGIVKSSW, encoded by the coding sequence ATGGCCAAAGTGAGTGCCGTTGAAAAAAATAAGCGCCGTGAAAGGATGGTGAAGCGCTATGCTGCACGTCGTGCGCGTTTAAAAGCGATAGTAATGAATCAGGAAATTTTAATTGAAGAGCGCTTTAAAGCTTCTATCCAATTGGCAGGATTACCTCGTAATTCTGCGAAAGTTCGTGTTCGTAACCGTTGTGAAGTTTCGGGGCGTCCGCGTGCTTATTATCGTAAATTAAAGATGTCAAGGATTGCATTACGTGATCTTGGATCTTTGGGATATATTCCCGGAATTGTTAAGTCTAGCTGGTAA
- the rplE gene encoding 50S ribosomal protein L5, with product MAEKNQKPRMKTHYFEVVRKVLQEKFNYKNEMQIPRVDKIVINMGIGEATADSKKTSIAAGDLALIAGQKAVVTCARNSIATFKVREGMPIGAKVTLRKDRMFEFLDRLITIALPRVRDFRGLNPKSFDSRGNFAMGIKEHIVFPEINYDKIDQIWGMDIIVCTTAKTDDEARELLRAFNFPFRS from the coding sequence ATGGCTGAGAAAAACCAAAAGCCGCGTATGAAAACGCATTATTTTGAAGTGGTTCGTAAGGTGCTTCAAGAGAAGTTTAATTATAAAAATGAAATGCAAATTCCCCGTGTTGATAAGATTGTAATTAATATGGGGATTGGTGAAGCGACGGCTGATTCAAAAAAAACATCTATTGCAGCTGGAGATTTGGCATTGATAGCAGGTCAAAAAGCTGTTGTTACCTGTGCCCGTAATTCTATTGCAACATTTAAGGTGCGTGAAGGGATGCCAATTGGAGCTAAAGTAACATTACGTAAAGATCGTATGTTTGAATTTTTGGATCGTCTTATTACAATTGCACTTCCACGGGTTCGTGATTTTCGTGGTTTGAATCCAAAAAGTTTTGATAGTCGTGGTAATTTCGCTATGGGTATTAAAGAACATATTGTGTTTCCAGAAATTAACTACGATAAAATTGATCAGATTTGGGGTATGGATATTATTGTTTGTACGACAGCGAAAACGGATGATGAAGCACGTGAGTTATTGCGTGCTTTTAATTTTCCGTTTCGTTCGTGA
- the rplX gene encoding 50S ribosomal protein L24, with translation MQKIRKGDKVIVLSGKDKGCKGEVIKVNRKENNALVLGVNMVKRHQRQTQKQEAGIISKEAPIHLSNLAISDPKDGKPTRVGFRLNADGNKVRFAKRSGELI, from the coding sequence ATGCAGAAGATTCGAAAAGGTGATAAAGTGATTGTCTTGTCTGGTAAGGACAAAGGTTGCAAAGGTGAAGTCATCAAGGTGAATCGAAAGGAAAATAATGCCCTTGTTCTTGGGGTTAATATGGTTAAGCGTCATCAGCGTCAAACACAGAAGCAAGAAGCTGGGATTATTTCTAAGGAAGCTCCTATTCATTTATCTAATTTGGCGATTTCTGATCCTAAAGATGGTAAGCCTACACGTGTAGGCTTTCGTTTGAATGCGGATGGTAATAAGGTTCGTTTTGCCAAGCGTTCAGGAGAATTAATTTAA
- the rplN gene encoding 50S ribosomal protein L14, whose product MIQMQTNLDVADNSGARRVMCIKVLGGSKRKYALVGDIIVVSVKDAIPRGRVKKGDVMKAVVVRTAKGIRRVDGSVIRFDKNAAVLVDNKKEPIGTRIFGPVPRELRGKNHMKIISLAPEVL is encoded by the coding sequence ATGATTCAGATGCAAACAAACCTCGATGTTGCAGATAATTCTGGTGCACGTCGTGTCATGTGCATCAAAGTGTTAGGTGGTTCAAAGCGGAAATATGCTTTGGTCGGTGACATTATTGTTGTTTCGGTTAAGGACGCTATTCCTCGTGGTCGTGTAAAAAAAGGAGATGTGATGAAAGCTGTAGTGGTTCGTACTGCCAAAGGTATTCGTCGCGTGGATGGTAGTGTAATTCGTTTTGATAAGAATGCTGCTGTTTTAGTTGATAATAAGAAAGAACCGATTGGTACACGTATTTTTGGACCAGTTCCTCGCGAGCTTCGGGGTAAAAATCATATGAAGATAATTTCTCTTGCTCCTGAAGTATTGTAA
- the rpsQ gene encoding 30S ribosomal protein S17 — protein MPKRILQGVVVSDKSDKTVVVRVERRYSHPLLQKTVRQSKKYKAHDENNQFKIGERIFIQESKPISKDKCWIVIKESTA, from the coding sequence ATGCCTAAACGCATTTTGCAAGGTGTTGTCGTTAGCGACAAGAGTGATAAGACTGTAGTTGTCAGGGTAGAGCGCCGTTATTCTCATCCGTTGCTTCAAAAAACGGTTCGGCAATCTAAAAAGTATAAAGCACATGATGAAAATAATCAGTTCAAAATTGGAGAACGGATTTTTATTCAGGAATCTAAGCCGATTTCGAAAGATAAATGTTGGATTGTTATTAAAGAAAGTACGGCGTAG
- the rpmC gene encoding 50S ribosomal protein L29: protein MKAAELRAQTLDQMKNELANLKKEQFNLRFQKATGQLEKTARVKQVRRNIARIKTFLRQKMDENKI from the coding sequence ATGAAAGCCGCAGAATTACGGGCACAAACGCTCGACCAAATGAAAAATGAATTGGCCAACTTGAAGAAAGAGCAGTTTAATCTGCGTTTTCAGAAAGCAACAGGTCAGTTAGAAAAGACTGCACGTGTTAAACAAGTTCGTCGTAACATTGCACGTATTAAAACGTTTCTTCGTCAAAAAATGGACGAAAACAAGATTTAA
- the rplP gene encoding 50S ribosomal protein L16: protein MLQPKRTKFRKQFKGRIHGSSKGGTGLNFGAYGLKAVEPERITARQIEAVRRAITRYMKRSGRVWIRIFPDVPVTSKPTEVRMGKGKGSVDYWAVRVAPGRVMFELDGVSEDVAREALRLGAAKLPIKTRFVQRIAE from the coding sequence ATGTTGCAGCCAAAGCGCACAAAGTTCCGTAAACAATTTAAGGGTCGTATTCATGGTTCTTCGAAGGGAGGTACGGGTTTGAATTTCGGTGCTTACGGTTTGAAAGCTGTTGAGCCAGAGCGTATTACTGCCCGTCAAATTGAAGCGGTGCGTCGTGCAATTACACGTTATATGAAGCGTTCTGGTCGTGTATGGATTCGTATTTTTCCGGATGTCCCTGTTACGTCTAAGCCAACTGAAGTTCGTATGGGTAAAGGTAAGGGAAGTGTTGATTATTGGGCAGTACGTGTTGCGCCTGGGCGTGTTATGTTTGAACTTGATGGGGTTTCTGAAGATGTGGCGCGTGAAGCACTTAGATTAGGTGCGGCAAAGCTCCCTATTAAAACTCGTTTCGTACAGCGTATTGCTGAATAA
- the rpsC gene encoding 30S ribosomal protein S3 produces the protein MGQKINPIGLRLGVNRTWDSRWYADNGEYGRLLHEDLKIRLYVTEELKQAAISKVVIERPHKKCRITIHSARPGLIIGKKGADIEKLRRKLSEMTDAETSLNIVEIRKPEIDSTIIAQSIAQQLERRVAFRRAMKRAVQSAMRLGAEGIRINCSGRLGGAEIARMEWYREGRVPLHTLRADVDYGTAEAKTAYGVCGVKVWVFKGEILEHDPMASERRATEGDRSGSSLNRRRENA, from the coding sequence ATGGGACAGAAGATCAATCCAATAGGACTTCGCCTTGGAGTTAACCGGACCTGGGATTCTCGTTGGTATGCTGATAATGGTGAATATGGGCGTCTTCTTCATGAAGATTTAAAAATTCGTTTGTATGTAACTGAAGAATTAAAACAAGCGGCTATTTCTAAGGTTGTTATTGAACGTCCTCATAAAAAGTGTCGTATAACAATTCATTCAGCGCGTCCTGGTCTTATTATTGGTAAAAAAGGTGCTGATATTGAGAAGTTGCGTCGTAAGCTTTCAGAAATGACTGATGCTGAAACTTCGCTGAATATTGTTGAAATTCGTAAGCCAGAGATTGATTCTACAATTATTGCTCAATCGATTGCTCAGCAACTTGAGCGTCGTGTTGCTTTTCGACGTGCAATGAAGCGTGCTGTTCAGTCAGCTATGCGTCTTGGAGCTGAGGGGATTCGTATTAATTGTTCTGGTCGTCTTGGAGGAGCTGAAATTGCTCGTATGGAGTGGTATCGTGAAGGTCGTGTTCCGCTTCATACGTTGCGGGCCGATGTTGATTACGGTACAGCAGAAGCTAAGACTGCTTATGGTGTTTGTGGTGTTAAAGTTTGGGTCTTTAAAGGTGAAATTCTTGAACATGATCCGATGGCTTCCGAGCGTCGTGCTACGGAAGGTGATCGGTCAGGTTCTTCATTGAATCGTCGCCGCGAAAATGCTTAA